TTAAAGACAAGAACTTCCCTATGAAGTCATCACTTGAACTATTAGCTCTGATTTGTTGAAGTATGTCACAGtcttttctattcttttccTTATTTGATTTATTGGACTCACTTGCCTAGTGATCTACTGAATACAGGTCCTGATATCTCAACCAAACTTCAGGCAGCTTTCAGATCCTTGTCATTTCTTTTGCCAATAAAGAGCTTTGCTAAATTAGGCattaccttctttttcttcttaatagTGAACAAATTAAGATGCCGTGTGCCTGGTGAGGCAGACTTTCGAGCTGCTGGTGAGGCAGACTTCTGAAACTTGGCTCGCCTGGATGGAGTAAAATTGCCATTACTTTTCATAGATTTTCTATGTAATGCTAGTTGCAAGTTTTCAGCTTCCACATTCTTCTCACGTTTCTGTCTCCGGTTTTGTAATTCTCCCTCAACAATTCGCTTTGCAGATGGTGACCTCCTTGCTCTATAGGACTCTTGTTCTTCCTCCACCCTTGTCTCTTTGATCTCTCTCTGAGCTAATTCTGTCTTCATCAATACTTCCTTCTCACTGGCCTTTAAAGCTTCAGTCCATGCATCAGCAGCTGCAACCTTTTTATCAGCAATTTCCTCAGCCTGTACTGCACGCCCAGTTAAATACTCATATTCAAACTTTGAAATGGTAATCTTGGAACTATGCTGAGTTGCCAAAGCCCTGGCTGTCATGGTCTTCTCAATAAGAGTTCTTAGATTCTCAAGAGCTAAAGCTTCTGATGATTTAACCACCTTGAGCTTTTCCATGGCAGCCTGTAATCTTTCCTCAGTCAAGTCTATCTCAGACTCAGTTTTTTGAATGTCTGCCTTAATGGTGGCAGTTTCTGCTGTATTAagctccttttctttctttgcaaCCTCTGCTTCTGTCTTAAGCTGCTCAAGAGTGAGGGATAGGTTAGACAAAATTGATTTAGCCTTTTCCTCAGCTGCAGATACAACTTCCAACTTGGACTTGGCTCTGAGCAGCTTCGAATTGAGATTTTGAACGGTTAAATCAGTCTTTTCTTCTGTTTTCTTCAACTGAACTGTCTCTTTTGTGACATGCTTTAGTTCATCTCTTATAATATCCATGGAGGTCATGAACTGAAAGCCTTCTTCTCTGACCACAGCCAATTCTTTTTTCCCTGCTTCCAACTCTTCTGTAATTGATTGCAATGAAGGTGAAGTTCCTAATTCTTTCCCTTTCCGAAAGCTGCCACGGCTCAAGCTATCATTTCTCTGAACCTTTGCTTTCATTTCTTTCACTAGCTTTAGCTCCTTTTGCAACACATGAACATCAGACATTGTCGAGGTCAATTTGGCTTCAAGCTCTTTTGATTTGTCAATCTCTTCAAAAATATCCTTCATCTTCTGCTTGGTTTTCTCAATTGCATCTGAGAATTCAATGGCTTCCTTTACTCTTTGAGCTTCTATCTCTCCAAACTCTTTCAAAGCCTCAATCCGTGCCAACTCAACAAGCACTTGTTCTTCATTGGCACCCCCAATCTCCTTCCTAAGGGCTTCAACAGAGTTTGGATAAGACAACATTTTCGAACTTGAGGCTTTAACTTGCTTCTCCATCCtcaatttctcttccaaaacATAAGCCATGTCAAACTTAAGCTTACCCAATTCCCGTTTCACAAATTCCAGTTCTCTCATCACTTCTTCATACTGATAACTCTCAATGTTCCTACCAGCCAATGCCCCTTCATCACACCTTCCCGATTTCTTTAGCATCTCAACGTCTTGCATTTGTGCCTTTGCCTTTGTGTTCAACTCATCAGTTAATACAGACAGATCTTTCACTGTCTTCTTTGCATTAGAGAGCTCGGATTCTGCTTGAGCTCTTGCTAACTCAGCGGCCTTCTTGCTCTCTTTGTATATACCAATGTCCCTTCTTGCTATATGGACTTCTCTTGCTCCTAAAGATGACTTCTTTAACAATTCAGAAGAAAAAGTTAAGTTAGAGAATGCAAATGGATGATAGTGTATAAAATTAAATGTAAATGGTGAAATGGGGTTTTGACAGTTCTTTGAAAAATACCTCTGAGAAATCCATCTGGGGTTTATTTAGTGAAGGACTACCTTCAAGAGCCTTATCTCCATATAAATTTACGGCTGCTTTAACTGACCCAGTTGTCCTTCTGTAATCGAACTTTGCTCTATCCATTTCTGCTGTTCCACAACCAAGAAGAATAATATTATACGTCCTTGTGCAGCCTAGAATTCTTTAGCTAAAAGCTAAAgccaattttctaaaaactaaaatctgGGTCTGCTTCTAACTAGAGAAACTACGGCAAAGatttatattttacaataaaatgcaAGCAGTTTCTTCGTAGACTTCAGATTATGGAAGAATGGTATTAATTATTAAGAGACACAAAGTAGTGACAACATATGCACAAAGTGCTTACCTGaggctgaaaatatttttggatatAGAGAGTAGAGAGACGGTCTTGTTTGTAAGATGAATGTTGTGTTGTGTTACATAGGAAAAGGTTAAGTTTCAATAGGCAATCccaagaagaaagaaagcaaagatAAAACGGCAAAGGAGAGTGAATGCTTATGATTGGCTGACATTGGTTGGAAGTACCgctaccaaccatacgaatatGATTATTCC
This genomic stretch from Castanea sativa cultivar Marrone di Chiusa Pesio chromosome 1, ASM4071231v1 harbors:
- the LOC142643361 gene encoding protein PLASTID MOVEMENT IMPAIRED 2 isoform X1, with translation MDRAKFDYRRTTGSVKAAVNLYGDKALEGSPSLNKPQMDFSEKSSLGAREVHIARRDIGIYKESKKAAELARAQAESELSNAKKTVKDLSVLTDELNTKAKAQMQDVEMLKKSGRCDEGALAGRNIESYQYEEVMRELEFVKRELGKLKFDMAYVLEEKLRMEKQVKASSSKMLSYPNSVEALRKEIGGANEEQVLVELARIEALKEFGEIEAQRVKEAIEFSDAIEKTKQKMKDIFEEIDKSKELEAKLTSTMSDVHVLQKELKLVKEMKAKVQRNDSLSRGSFRKGKELGTSPSLQSITEELEAGKKELAVVREEGFQFMTSMDIIRDELKHVTKETVQLKKTEEKTDLTVQNLNSKLLRAKSKLEVVSAAEEKAKSILSNLSLTLEQLKTEAEVAKKEKELNTAETATIKADIQKTESEIDLTEERLQAAMEKLKVVKSSEALALENLRTLIEKTMTARALATQHSSKITISKFEYEYLTGRAVQAEEIADKKVAAADAWTEALKASEKEVLMKTELAQREIKETRVEEEQESYRARRSPSAKRIVEGELQNRRQKREKNVEAENLQLALHRKSMKSNGNFTPSRRAKFQKSASPAARKSASPGTRHLNLFTIKKKKKVMPNLAKLFIGKRNDKDLKAA
- the LOC142643361 gene encoding protein PLASTID MOVEMENT IMPAIRED 2 isoform X2; translation: MDRAKFDYRRTTGSVKAAVNLYGDKALEGSPSLNKPQMDFSESSLGAREVHIARRDIGIYKESKKAAELARAQAESELSNAKKTVKDLSVLTDELNTKAKAQMQDVEMLKKSGRCDEGALAGRNIESYQYEEVMRELEFVKRELGKLKFDMAYVLEEKLRMEKQVKASSSKMLSYPNSVEALRKEIGGANEEQVLVELARIEALKEFGEIEAQRVKEAIEFSDAIEKTKQKMKDIFEEIDKSKELEAKLTSTMSDVHVLQKELKLVKEMKAKVQRNDSLSRGSFRKGKELGTSPSLQSITEELEAGKKELAVVREEGFQFMTSMDIIRDELKHVTKETVQLKKTEEKTDLTVQNLNSKLLRAKSKLEVVSAAEEKAKSILSNLSLTLEQLKTEAEVAKKEKELNTAETATIKADIQKTESEIDLTEERLQAAMEKLKVVKSSEALALENLRTLIEKTMTARALATQHSSKITISKFEYEYLTGRAVQAEEIADKKVAAADAWTEALKASEKEVLMKTELAQREIKETRVEEEQESYRARRSPSAKRIVEGELQNRRQKREKNVEAENLQLALHRKSMKSNGNFTPSRRAKFQKSASPAARKSASPGTRHLNLFTIKKKKKVMPNLAKLFIGKRNDKDLKAA